The genomic segment ATACAGTGGTCCCAAACCATGAAGATGACATATTTTCCACGTTATCTTATCCCCCTTCACTTCCTTCTCCACTTCTCTGTATCACTCACTCGTTACTTTTTACTTCCATCCAAATGGCCCAAAACAGCTATAACGAGGCCCAAAGTCCAGAAACGTCCGAGCCCACCGAATCCCGCCCCGTCGGCGGAAATGAGTTTAGCTGGTGCAAGGCTGTTCCCATCGGCACCGGCGTCACCGTGCTCAGCCTCCTCCTCTCGAAACCACCCGAAATCACTATTCTCAAAAATGCCCTCCACAATCTCCAGAATTCCCATCCTATCCTCCGCTCCAAGCTCCACCTCGACCCCTCCACCAACACCTTCCACTTCCTCATCCCTGCCTCACCCAACGTCCAAGTCGAACACTTCGATCTCGCTTCAACGGCTAGCATCGTCCAGGCCCAGTCCAATGGTCGCGATGATCCCTTTCACACACTCCTCGAGGACCAGATGAACCTCGACACTTGGCGCGATTATGAGCCACGTGACCTCGACGTGCTCTACGCCTCCGTCTTTACCCTCTCCCACGACCGTTTCGCCGTGTTCCTCCGCCTCCACACCTCCGCGTGCGACCGCGCCGCAGCTGTGGCGCTGCTCATGGAGCTCCTGCGCCTCTTCTCCGACGACGGAACCGGCAATATTGGGGAGGAGAAGGTGAGTTCTGCAATCGAGGATCTGATACCCGAGGGGAAGTTGCACAAGCCTTTCTGGGCGCGTGGATTGGACGTGCTTGGATACTCGCTCAACGCTTTCAGGTTCGCGAATTTGAACTTCGTGGACGCCGCTTCGCCTCGAAGATCGAGGATAGTGAGGTTGCAACTGAATGTTGAAGAAACCA from the Vigna angularis cultivar LongXiaoDou No.4 chromosome 3, ASM1680809v1, whole genome shotgun sequence genome contains:
- the LOC108319812 gene encoding uncharacterized protein LOC108319812; its protein translation is MAQNSYNEAQSPETSEPTESRPVGGNEFSWCKAVPIGTGVTVLSLLLSKPPEITILKNALHNLQNSHPILRSKLHLDPSTNTFHFLIPASPNVQVEHFDLASTASIVQAQSNGRDDPFHTLLEDQMNLDTWRDYEPRDLDVLYASVFTLSHDRFAVFLRLHTSACDRAAAVALLMELLRLFSDDGTGNIGEEKVSSAIEDLIPEGKLHKPFWARGLDVLGYSLNAFRFANLNFVDAASPRRSRIVRLQLNVEETKNLLAGCKSRGIKLCGALAAAGMMASWTSKGLPNYQREKYAVVTLVDCRSLLDPVLPSNHAGFYHSAILNTHDVAEETLWELAKRSYTSFVNAMNCNKHFSDMSDLNYLMCKAIENPGLTPSSSLRTALISVFEDPIFVDSGEMDGEIGLEDFVGCASAHGVGPSLALFDTIRNGKLDCACIYPWPLHSIEQIEGLVDHMKRILVEGCSSENQQTEP